A window of Acinetobacter sp. TR3 contains these coding sequences:
- a CDS encoding 16S rRNA (uracil(1498)-N(3))-methyltransferase, with translation MNRFYIETELNTGNTIELTESVFHHWVRVLRAKELDQAIFFNGKGGEYIVTLTEINKKNAFVSIDQFNPIDRTAPVKVILGQVMSKGDRMDYAIQKATELGVTTIQLLTSERCEMRLRYERDQKKLDHWQSIAIAACEQCGMNKVPNVLAPISLTDWVKSAQLPQSRFVLAPNKGQENVVLNSQPDLALLIGPEGGLSEAEIDAANQNHFQNWCIGDRVLRTETAPVVALSILNYHFSTK, from the coding sequence ATGAATCGTTTTTATATCGAAACAGAATTAAATACCGGCAATACGATTGAATTAACAGAATCGGTATTTCATCACTGGGTACGAGTGCTTCGTGCAAAAGAGCTAGATCAAGCCATCTTTTTCAATGGAAAAGGTGGTGAATATATCGTAACACTTACTGAAATTAATAAGAAAAATGCTTTTGTTTCTATTGATCAATTCAACCCTATAGATCGAACAGCACCTGTTAAAGTAATTTTAGGCCAAGTCATGAGCAAAGGCGATCGTATGGATTATGCGATTCAAAAAGCCACTGAACTTGGTGTCACAACTATTCAATTATTGACTAGTGAACGTTGCGAAATGCGGTTAAGATATGAACGTGATCAAAAGAAATTAGATCATTGGCAGTCAATTGCGATTGCTGCGTGTGAACAATGTGGAATGAACAAAGTTCCAAATGTACTAGCACCAATTAGTTTAACCGATTGGGTAAAATCGGCACAGCTACCACAATCACGTTTTGTGTTAGCGCCAAACAAAGGCCAAGAAAACGTAGTACTAAATAGCCAGCCTGATTTAGCCCTATTGATTGGTCCAGAAGGTGGTTTAAGTGAAGCAGAAATTGATGCTGCTAACCAAAATCATTTTCAAAACTGGTGTATTGGAGATCGTGTTTTAAGGACTGAAACCGCTCCAGTTGTAGCTTTATCAATTTTAAATTATCACTTTTCAACCAAATAA
- a CDS encoding EAL domain-containing protein — protein sequence MLGVHEKNLPPFVDTDQINYTNHVRLFILSVFFISLLDYVLFGFFYSFSINIFTTWMSICLSILFCFYCICHFSIKHYSSVRFAHKTRIAFQIICFFTGLLLGISTIIINYFLIKDVPNLSGSHILTLTALLLTSSHIIALTFLTQHVKYFFLFFIPSITPLVFSQILHRDQEHTLFYLAYYSSFFATFLCAQATFKIHQRLYQVLEKNKQLVDVAEQHNQWTEELCQQLQREVNKSKDIEAQLQFNNHLLEQKVRERTFDLTEINNSLQEHRQNLAFAHETAGIRPWEWNLENNTVGITNSHCKEVTRDSENHYSLLHKIVHPDDVERVKNTLYKHLCGQTKRYEETFRIKRPSGEWVWIHDVGQVILRNPKDETPLRMVGIHRDINQEKKDQERLKLAASVFEQASEGIFILDDSFHYLEVNPKYEQLTGLDKQFILEKQLFEITKQNKQHHHNFHLSILATLQEEHEYEGEFQETYLSEKSCFLWIHMNAVKDESDRVINYIGIVSDQTERKHQEQRLSYLTNYDTLTDLPNRFYYHQQLHQYLVNEASIQNLAVIRLNIDRFRALNELLSNQAGNELLKQVAQRLRISNIDALLVSHLSADDFVIIYEMSPLHPPINQLCSNIVEAFSKPFYIANQEYVVSISIGVAIYPEHGRQVDNLNTHAEQALTEAKRLGGNTIRYYSSERTNFVVKHTDLELDLRKAIQNNELVVYYQPKITAQNCQINGFEALIRWKHPTKGLIMPDIFIPLAESTSLISDIGRFVLYEAAKQLQEWQKLGFTNIHIAVNIVAQQILRGQLLHDIDAVLDQYSITGENLELEITESAFLENTESVKTILCALKERNISIALDDFGTGYSSLAYLTEYPIDILKIDRAFISKIGNPKQDAIVNAMIAMGKTIGLKVVAEGVETEQQCEYLKRQNCDILQGYLFAKPLTAVHATEYLQQHMRLAIARYSS from the coding sequence ATGCTCGGGGTTCATGAAAAAAATTTGCCACCATTTGTTGATACGGATCAAATTAACTATACGAATCATGTACGTCTATTTATATTGAGTGTGTTTTTCATTTCTCTCTTAGATTATGTTTTATTTGGATTTTTTTATTCTTTTAGTATAAATATTTTTACGACTTGGATGAGTATTTGCCTGAGCATTTTATTTTGCTTTTATTGTATTTGTCATTTTTCGATAAAACATTATTCATCTGTTAGGTTTGCACATAAGACACGTATCGCTTTTCAAATTATTTGCTTTTTCACAGGATTATTACTGGGTATCAGTACGATTATCATCAATTATTTTTTGATCAAAGATGTACCAAATTTATCTGGTTCCCATATTTTAACTTTAACAGCACTACTACTTACCTCCTCACATATTATTGCTCTGACCTTTCTTACCCAGCATGTTAAATATTTCTTTTTATTTTTTATTCCAAGTATTACCCCATTAGTTTTTTCTCAAATTTTACATCGTGACCAAGAACATACGCTTTTTTATCTTGCTTATTATTCATCTTTCTTTGCGACATTTTTATGTGCGCAAGCAACTTTTAAAATTCACCAACGTTTATACCAAGTTTTAGAAAAAAATAAACAATTGGTCGATGTAGCTGAACAACACAATCAATGGACCGAAGAACTTTGCCAACAATTACAACGTGAAGTGAATAAATCGAAAGATATTGAAGCTCAATTACAATTTAACAATCATTTATTAGAACAAAAAGTTCGCGAGCGCACTTTTGATTTAACAGAAATAAATAATAGTTTGCAGGAACATCGTCAAAATTTGGCTTTTGCACATGAAACTGCGGGTATTCGACCTTGGGAATGGAATTTAGAAAATAACACTGTTGGGATTACCAATTCTCATTGTAAAGAAGTAACACGTGATTCTGAGAATCACTATTCGTTGCTGCATAAAATCGTACATCCTGATGATGTTGAACGTGTTAAAAATACACTTTACAAACACCTATGCGGCCAAACTAAACGTTACGAAGAAACTTTCCGCATTAAACGACCGAGTGGTGAATGGGTTTGGATTCATGATGTTGGTCAAGTCATTTTAAGAAATCCTAAAGATGAGACCCCCCTACGCATGGTCGGTATTCATCGTGATATTAACCAAGAAAAGAAAGACCAAGAACGATTAAAATTAGCAGCGAGTGTATTCGAACAAGCTTCAGAAGGTATCTTTATTCTAGATGATAGCTTCCACTATCTTGAAGTTAATCCTAAATATGAACAATTAACGGGTTTAGATAAACAGTTCATATTAGAAAAACAACTTTTTGAGATTACTAAACAAAATAAACAACATCATCATAATTTTCATCTTTCTATCCTTGCTACTTTGCAAGAAGAACATGAGTACGAAGGTGAGTTTCAGGAAACTTATCTTTCTGAAAAATCATGTTTCCTTTGGATCCATATGAACGCTGTAAAAGATGAATCAGATCGTGTGATTAATTATATCGGGATTGTCTCTGACCAAACTGAGCGTAAACATCAAGAGCAACGTTTATCATATTTAACCAATTATGACACCCTGACCGATCTACCTAATCGCTTCTATTATCACCAGCAACTGCATCAATATTTGGTTAATGAGGCTTCAATACAAAATTTAGCAGTTATCCGACTCAATATTGACCGTTTCCGTGCCTTGAATGAATTACTCAGCAATCAAGCGGGTAATGAACTTTTGAAGCAAGTGGCACAACGTTTGCGTATCAGTAATATTGATGCACTTTTAGTCTCACATTTAAGTGCAGACGATTTTGTAATCATTTATGAAATGTCACCGTTACATCCGCCAATTAATCAGTTATGCAGTAATATTGTTGAAGCTTTTAGCAAACCCTTTTATATCGCTAATCAAGAGTATGTGGTCAGTATTTCGATTGGAGTTGCGATTTACCCTGAACACGGTCGTCAAGTTGACAACTTAAATACCCATGCAGAGCAAGCCTTAACAGAAGCCAAACGCTTAGGTGGAAATACAATCCGCTATTATTCTAGTGAGCGAACTAACTTCGTCGTTAAACATACTGATTTAGAGCTTGACTTGAGAAAGGCGATTCAAAACAATGAACTCGTTGTATATTACCAGCCAAAGATCACTGCTCAGAATTGTCAAATTAATGGATTTGAAGCACTCATTCGTTGGAAACATCCAACGAAAGGTCTAATCATGCCCGATATTTTCATTCCTTTAGCAGAAAGTACCAGTCTAATTTCTGATATTGGACGATTTGTCTTGTATGAGGCAGCGAAACAGTTACAAGAATGGCAAAAACTAGGTTTTACGAACATCCACATTGCTGTAAACATTGTTGCTCAACAAATTTTGCGTGGTCAGTTATTGCATGATATTGATGCCGTACTCGATCAATACTCTATTACAGGTGAAAATTTAGAGTTAGAAATTACCGAGTCAGCATTTTTAGAAAATACTGAGAGTGTTAAAACAATTTTGTGTGCATTGAAAGAACGTAATATTTCAATTGCACTGGATGACTTTGGCACAGGCTATTCTTCTCTGGCTTATTTAACTGAATATCCAATTGATATTTTAAAGATTGATCGTGCATTTATTTCGAAAATTGGTAATCCAAAACAAGATGCGATTGTTAATGCCATGATTGCCATGGGTAAAACAATTGGCTTAAAAGTTGTCGCTGAAGGCGTTGAAACAGAACAGCAATGTGAATATTTGAAACGACAAAACTGTGACATATTACAGGGTTACTTATTTGCCAAACCCTTAACTGCCGTACATGCAACTGAATACTTACAGCAACATATGCGTCTAGCAATTGCAAGATATTCCAGTTAA
- the ahcY gene encoding adenosylhomocysteinase yields the protein MNAVTASFTDYKVADISLADYGRKEIKLAEAEMPALIGLRKRYSATKPLAGAKILGCIHMTIQTAVLIETLVELGAEVRWTSCNIFSTQDHAAAAIAAAGIPVFAWKGETEEEYMWCLEQQINVNGTPWDANMILDDGGDLTLLVHEKYPEVIAKIHGVTEETTTGVQRLYEMLRDGTLKVPAINVNDSVTKSKNDNKYGCRHSLNDAIKRGTDMLLSGRRALVIGYGDVGKGSAQSLRQEGMIVRVTEVDPICAMQACMDGYEVVSPYKNGVQTGKKEDINLDLLQNTDLIVTTTGNYHVCDSAMLDSLKAGAVVCNIGHFDTEIDTAYLRGYKWVEVKPQVHQVYRSENENDYLILLSEGRLVNLGNATGHPSRIMDGSFANQVLGQMHLFAEKFADLPEDQKAAKIRVELIPKKLDEEVAAAMVLGFGGVLTQLTQVQADYLGVPVEGPFKSDAYKY from the coding sequence ATGAACGCGGTTACTGCTTCATTCACAGATTATAAAGTCGCTGATATTTCACTTGCTGATTATGGCCGTAAAGAAATCAAACTTGCTGAAGCAGAAATGCCAGCTTTGATTGGTTTACGTAAGCGTTATTCAGCAACTAAACCACTTGCTGGCGCAAAAATTTTGGGTTGTATTCATATGACAATCCAAACTGCAGTTTTAATCGAAACACTCGTAGAACTAGGCGCCGAAGTTCGTTGGACATCATGTAACATCTTCTCTACTCAAGATCACGCTGCTGCTGCTATCGCTGCTGCGGGTATTCCTGTGTTTGCTTGGAAAGGCGAAACTGAAGAAGAATACATGTGGTGTCTTGAACAACAAATCAATGTAAATGGCACACCTTGGGATGCCAACATGATTCTTGATGATGGTGGTGATTTAACACTACTTGTTCATGAAAAATACCCTGAAGTGATTGCAAAAATCCACGGTGTAACAGAAGAAACAACAACAGGTGTTCAACGTCTATATGAAATGTTACGTGATGGTACGTTAAAAGTTCCTGCAATCAACGTAAATGATTCCGTAACGAAATCTAAAAACGACAACAAATATGGTTGCCGCCATTCTCTAAATGATGCGATCAAACGTGGTACAGATATGTTGTTATCTGGTCGTCGTGCACTTGTAATCGGTTACGGTGACGTAGGTAAAGGTTCTGCACAATCACTTCGTCAAGAAGGCATGATTGTACGTGTCACTGAAGTAGATCCAATCTGTGCAATGCAAGCATGCATGGACGGTTACGAAGTTGTATCTCCATACAAAAATGGCGTTCAAACAGGAAAGAAAGAAGACATCAATCTTGACCTTCTTCAAAATACTGACCTTATCGTAACGACAACGGGTAACTACCATGTTTGTGATTCGGCAATGCTTGATTCATTAAAAGCAGGTGCGGTAGTGTGTAACATCGGTCACTTTGATACTGAAATCGATACAGCTTACCTCCGTGGTTACAAATGGGTTGAAGTTAAGCCTCAAGTTCACCAAGTGTATCGTTCAGAAAATGAAAATGATTACTTAATCCTTCTTTCTGAAGGGCGTTTAGTGAACCTTGGTAATGCAACAGGTCACCCATCACGTATTATGGATGGTTCTTTTGCTAATCAGGTATTGGGTCAAATGCATTTATTTGCTGAGAAATTTGCCGATCTTCCTGAAGATCAAAAAGCTGCGAAAATCCGTGTAGAACTGATTCCTAAGAAATTAGATGAAGAAGTAGCTGCGGCAATGGTTCTTGGCTTTGGCGGCGTGTTAACCCAGTTAACGCAAGTACAAGCCGATTACCTTGGTGTGCCTGTAGAAGGTCCATTCAAATCTGACGCTTATAAATACTAA
- a CDS encoding methionine ABC transporter ATP-binding protein, with protein MIQFKNISKHYQLKGQTINALDQINLEIPEGSIFGIIGYSGAGKSTLIRLINLLERPTQGQVIINQKDFTAMDARTLRQERANIGMIFQHFNLLQTKTVSENIEMPLKLLGHSKAEREKRLAELLEFIDLKHKKDAYPDELSGGQKQRVGIARALANHPKILLCDEATSALDPQTTQSVLALLKKINKEQNITIVMVTHEMDVIESVCDYVAVMEAGHVIETGPTLNIFSQPQHSTTKTFIQTVLQQQLPINILNTLEHKHHNSIYSLQFLGTSAQETVIQAVIKQFDLSLNILFANMTEINGTVIGQMFIQLLGDPLIIQEAIQFLEFQGVKVEQSGVSQ; from the coding sequence ATGATCCAATTTAAAAACATTTCGAAACACTATCAATTGAAAGGTCAAACGATCAACGCACTGGATCAAATTAATTTAGAGATCCCAGAAGGCAGCATCTTCGGCATTATTGGTTATAGTGGTGCAGGTAAAAGTACGTTGATTCGTTTGATTAATTTGCTTGAACGCCCAACGCAGGGACAGGTAATTATCAATCAGAAAGACTTTACTGCAATGGATGCGCGTACGCTTCGTCAAGAACGTGCAAATATCGGCATGATCTTTCAACATTTCAATTTACTGCAAACTAAAACAGTATCTGAAAATATTGAAATGCCACTCAAATTATTGGGACATAGCAAAGCTGAGCGCGAAAAGCGTCTAGCGGAGCTATTAGAGTTCATCGATCTCAAACATAAAAAAGATGCCTATCCCGATGAACTTTCAGGCGGACAAAAGCAACGCGTGGGTATCGCACGTGCGCTTGCAAACCATCCTAAAATTTTACTTTGTGATGAAGCGACCTCTGCACTTGACCCTCAGACCACACAATCCGTTTTAGCACTGTTAAAAAAGATTAATAAAGAACAAAATATCACCATTGTGATGGTCACGCATGAAATGGACGTAATTGAATCTGTTTGTGATTATGTTGCAGTGATGGAGGCAGGCCATGTGATTGAAACAGGCCCTACCCTCAATATTTTTAGTCAACCTCAGCATTCGACTACAAAGACTTTCATTCAAACTGTTTTACAACAACAGTTACCAATTAATATCCTCAATACCCTTGAACATAAGCATCACAATAGTATTTATAGTCTGCAATTCTTGGGGACGTCTGCTCAAGAAACAGTAATTCAAGCTGTGATTAAGCAATTTGATTTGAGCCTAAATATTCTTTTTGCCAACATGACTGAAATCAATGGTACGGTGATTGGACAGATGTTTATTCAACTCTTAGGTGATCCCCTCATTATCCAAGAAGCAATCCAATTCTTAGAGTTTCAGGGCGTTAAAGTTGAACAGTCTGGAGTCAGCCAATGA
- the metF gene encoding methylenetetrahydrofolate reductase [NAD(P)H] has product MTKRVPISFEFFPPKTDAGAEKLRIVHQELQRLNPEFFSITYGAGGSTRERTLAAINDFNGKGTPVAPHLSCIGDDKARIAELLDLYKSQGIDRIVALRGDLPSGQVGLGELPYAQDLVRFIREHSGDHFHIEVAAYPEMHPQADSFDADIKRFVEKVNAGANAGITQFFFNPDAYFYFIERLEKEGINIPVAPGIMPITNASNLIRFADGTGAEIPRWIRKQLAAYGDDSESIKAFGHEVIVKLCERLIAGGAPTLHFYSMNQTEPTRQLVVDLGLN; this is encoded by the coding sequence ATGACGAAACGTGTTCCTATTTCTTTTGAATTTTTCCCGCCAAAAACTGATGCTGGCGCTGAAAAGTTACGTATCGTTCACCAAGAACTACAGCGATTAAACCCAGAGTTTTTCTCAATTACCTATGGTGCTGGTGGTTCTACTCGTGAACGTACTTTAGCAGCCATAAATGATTTTAATGGCAAAGGCACGCCCGTCGCCCCTCACCTTTCTTGTATTGGTGATGATAAAGCGCGTATTGCCGAGCTCTTAGATTTATATAAATCACAAGGGATTGACCGCATCGTAGCATTGCGTGGCGATTTGCCTTCAGGTCAAGTTGGCCTTGGCGAATTACCTTATGCTCAAGATCTTGTTCGCTTTATCCGTGAACATTCAGGTGATCATTTCCATATTGAAGTTGCTGCTTATCCAGAAATGCATCCGCAGGCTGATAGCTTTGATGCTGATATTAAGCGCTTTGTAGAGAAAGTGAATGCAGGCGCGAACGCAGGGATTACCCAATTTTTCTTTAATCCAGATGCTTACTTCTATTTTATAGAAAGATTGGAAAAAGAAGGTATCAATATTCCCGTTGCACCTGGCATCATGCCAATTACCAATGCAAGCAATTTAATTCGCTTTGCCGATGGAACTGGTGCAGAAATTCCGCGTTGGATTCGCAAACAACTTGCTGCTTATGGTGATGATAGCGAAAGTATTAAAGCCTTCGGCCATGAAGTGATTGTTAAACTTTGCGAACGTTTAATTGCTGGCGGAGCACCGACCTTACACTTTTACTCAATGAACCAAACAGAGCCAACTCGACAACTCGTTGTTGATCTTGGTTTAAACTAA
- a CDS encoding MetQ/NlpA family ABC transporter substrate-binding protein, with product MKKLISLFLSVSVLLLAACSKQPDTASTEQKANAGGLQTVVMASTGSDADIWRYIATLPETKAAGIKLEVKNFTDYVAMNTAVANKEVDINAFQSYAYLVAFNAANKDKIAPVSTTYLEPMGIYSSKVKKVEEFAQGATIAIPNDGANESRALLLLQSAGLIKLKADFDPVKGTPADIIENSKKIVIKPIQMATAVRVKDEVDAILLGNTLALEGGLNVLKDAIYYEPIDQSTKLNVNVLATAESRKDDAVLQKVGALYHTEAVKKYVQEHFAGTKVDVNKPTSYLSEAKS from the coding sequence ATGAAAAAGCTGATTAGCCTTTTTTTAAGTGTATCAGTGTTATTACTTGCAGCATGCAGTAAACAGCCTGATACCGCATCTACTGAGCAGAAAGCAAATGCTGGTGGATTACAAACTGTTGTTATGGCATCTACTGGCTCAGATGCTGATATTTGGCGTTATATTGCAACTTTACCTGAAACTAAAGCCGCAGGTATTAAACTTGAAGTCAAAAACTTCACTGACTATGTTGCCATGAATACAGCTGTTGCTAATAAAGAAGTTGATATTAATGCCTTCCAATCTTACGCTTACCTTGTTGCTTTTAATGCGGCAAATAAAGATAAGATTGCACCTGTTTCTACGACTTATTTAGAACCGATGGGTATTTACTCAAGCAAAGTCAAAAAAGTTGAAGAATTTGCTCAAGGCGCAACCATTGCAATCCCAAATGACGGCGCAAATGAATCACGTGCATTGTTACTTTTACAAAGCGCAGGTTTAATCAAATTAAAAGCTGATTTCGATCCTGTGAAAGGCACGCCTGCTGACATTATCGAAAATAGTAAAAAAATCGTAATCAAGCCAATTCAAATGGCGACAGCTGTACGTGTAAAAGACGAAGTTGATGCGATTTTATTAGGTAATACCTTGGCTTTAGAAGGTGGTTTGAACGTTCTTAAAGATGCAATCTATTACGAACCAATTGATCAAAGTACTAAATTGAATGTCAATGTTTTAGCAACTGCTGAATCTCGTAAAGACGATGCAGTACTACAAAAAGTTGGTGCACTTTATCATACAGAAGCTGTGAAAAAATATGTGCAAGAACATTTTGCAGGTACAAAAGTTGATGTAAACAAACCGACAAGCTATCTCAGTGAAGCAAAATCGTAA
- a CDS encoding histone deacetylase — MLKACYARRYFARTHTNSMEKLTAVAEVLRTRRMVDLIDPGLIDTEILKKLHNPEYVEAFLSGESAFATIQGFKPWNEQLRDAILSVQAGQLLGAEIALKEGVAANIAQGFHHASYESGAAYCTFNGLALVAKQYPEKRIFILDCDQHGGDGTAIFTNRMTNLINFSIFGVRFGCKAGERSLTRYIHPKQGNFDLYREAIFEAFQYASRWDADLIIYQAGMDCHQHDKYGSKWFTTELLFERDRLVFEMAKKMKIPLLFVLAGGYQELDDLVPLHVNTFKAANEIYFP, encoded by the coding sequence ATGCTAAAAGCTTGTTACGCACGACGCTATTTTGCAAGAACACATACCAATAGTATGGAAAAACTGACAGCCGTCGCTGAAGTGCTGCGCACTCGTCGAATGGTTGATTTAATTGATCCAGGTTTAATTGATACTGAGATATTAAAAAAACTACATAACCCAGAATATGTGGAAGCCTTTTTATCGGGAGAATCTGCATTTGCTACTATTCAGGGTTTTAAACCTTGGAATGAGCAATTACGGGATGCCATCCTGTCGGTGCAAGCGGGGCAGCTTTTAGGAGCTGAGATCGCATTGAAAGAAGGGGTTGCTGCAAATATTGCACAAGGTTTTCATCATGCGAGTTATGAATCTGGTGCAGCATATTGTACTTTTAATGGCTTGGCATTGGTTGCCAAACAATATCCTGAAAAACGGATTTTTATTTTAGATTGTGATCAACATGGAGGCGATGGCACAGCAATATTTACCAATCGAATGACCAATTTGATTAATTTTAGTATTTTTGGAGTTCGTTTCGGTTGTAAGGCTGGTGAACGTAGTTTGACTCGCTATATTCATCCTAAACAGGGTAATTTTGATTTGTATCGTGAAGCAATTTTTGAAGCATTTCAATATGCTTCCCGTTGGGATGCTGATTTAATCATTTATCAGGCAGGGATGGATTGTCATCAACATGATAAATACGGTTCGAAATGGTTTACCACAGAATTGTTGTTTGAGCGTGATCGTTTAGTTTTTGAGATGGCAAAAAAAATGAAAATTCCATTACTGTTTGTATTGGCGGGTGGGTATCAAGAACTGGATGATTTAGTGCCTTTGCACGTCAATACATTCAAAGCTGCAAATGAAATTTACTTTCCTTGA
- the gloB gene encoding hydroxyacylglutathione hydrolase, translating to MHYKIHAIDVKNALKNYIWLLEDTRTQEVVAIDPTKAALVTDFCEHHQLELKQIWLTHWHRDHTDGVQGLLAEQNLPVFGPRDELSKISFISNPLQHNDHFNFNDLKVEIISTPGHTLGHIVYFIEEIDTLFSGDTLFAMGCGRLFEGSAEQMYHSLNRLAALPIQTKVYCTHEYTLANAEFALTIEPHNFALQERIKEVKALRDAGQITLPSTIELELETNPFLRTESVEDFARIRALKDQF from the coding sequence ATGCATTATAAAATTCATGCAATTGACGTAAAAAATGCCTTAAAAAACTATATTTGGTTATTAGAAGATACTCGTACGCAAGAAGTCGTAGCAATTGACCCTACAAAAGCAGCACTTGTTACCGATTTTTGCGAACACCATCAACTTGAGTTGAAACAAATCTGGTTAACACATTGGCATCGCGATCATACTGATGGTGTACAAGGTCTATTGGCTGAGCAAAATTTACCAGTTTTCGGTCCACGTGATGAACTCAGTAAAATTTCATTTATATCGAATCCACTTCAACATAACGACCATTTCAACTTTAATGATTTAAAAGTTGAAATTATCTCCACACCAGGACATACACTAGGTCATATTGTTTATTTTATTGAAGAAATAGACACGCTTTTCTCTGGTGACACATTATTTGCAATGGGCTGTGGACGCTTATTTGAGGGTTCCGCTGAACAAATGTACCACTCATTAAATCGCTTAGCAGCATTGCCAATACAAACCAAAGTTTATTGTACACATGAATATACGCTTGCAAATGCTGAGTTTGCATTAACAATTGAACCTCATAATTTTGCACTACAAGAACGCATAAAGGAAGTCAAAGCATTGAGAGATGCTGGACAAATTACTCTGCCAAGTACAATTGAATTAGAGCTAGAAACAAATCCGTTCTTGCGCACAGAAAGTGTCGAAGATTTCGCACGGATCAGAGCGCTTAAAGATCAGTTCTAA
- a CDS encoding methionine ABC transporter permease, whose translation MRDLIVQWLTEASAPFWQSSLSIDQFVTALQETFQMVFFSLLFGCIWGLIQGVTLVVTRTGGILQNRVIYYFLNPIVNALRSLPFIILLIAVIPLTKMLVGTSIGTWAAIVPLTIYVGPYLGRLIETSLLEVNEGIIESAQAMGASPWQIIFKFIIPEARSSLILNLTTGTISLIGATAMAGAVGAGGIGDLAISYGYQRFDTSVVILTVIVLLILVQLVQSFGDWLAKLR comes from the coding sequence ATGAGAGATTTAATTGTACAATGGTTGACGGAAGCTTCTGCACCATTCTGGCAAAGTTCCCTTTCAATTGATCAGTTCGTCACAGCCCTACAAGAAACCTTCCAAATGGTTTTTTTCTCATTGCTTTTTGGTTGTATTTGGGGATTGATTCAAGGGGTAACTTTAGTTGTCACTCGTACAGGTGGTATTTTACAGAACAGAGTGATTTATTACTTCCTCAACCCGATTGTCAATGCCCTGCGCTCTTTACCCTTTATCATTTTATTGATTGCCGTTATTCCCCTGACTAAAATGCTCGTTGGTACATCTATTGGGACGTGGGCTGCAATTGTCCCTCTCACAATTTATGTAGGTCCATATCTAGGGCGTTTAATTGAAACCTCATTACTTGAAGTGAATGAAGGTATTATTGAATCCGCTCAAGCAATGGGAGCTTCACCTTGGCAGATCATTTTTAAATTTATTATCCCCGAAGCACGTAGCTCATTAATTTTGAATCTGACCACAGGGACGATTTCCTTAATTGGTGCAACTGCAATGGCTGGCGCAGTTGGTGCAGGAGGTATCGGTGATTTAGCTATTTCCTATGGTTATCAACGTTTTGATACCAGTGTTGTTATTTTAACCGTGATTGTACTGCTAATTTTAGTTCAACTGGTTCAATCATTTGGTGATTGGTTAGCAAAATTACGCTAA